The Methylomonas montana genome has a window encoding:
- a CDS encoding sensor domain-containing protein, translated as MTDIIVPSLYLLSGACLYAGIIHFYAGVVRRDIPQIMLSGMAGILFLFAISHSLSLRAQDLNQFVIALKWSMAFTLVFFVLLIWFIALYTEKRSVYLLVGLSALDVALCVVNFLQPYSLQYALVTGLEQLRLPWGELITLADGANSGWFYLAVASLLVSCAYIVYALGSCYRSHRSGVHLSMMFGFGFLVLGLIQGVLVRLSIIHFVPLGWLGFLSLMVTMSLAFSYGSHQRLREKETKLRGLYELSPLGIALTDMQGRYVNFNEAFRRICGYSADELKTLDYWTLTPKEYAPQEATQLDLLTGKGYYGPYEKEYRRKDGRLIPIRLNGMLITGADGQRYIWSIVEDISEWKQVQNALSKSEERYRRIVETSSEGIWSIDHDIRTTFVNPAMSQMLGRNPEEILGRAVYDFVFEEDLPDIKRQLELHKQKINSQYELRFRHKDSHICWFSINSTALMDDQGNFAGSFAMFTDITERKRAEDDIRLAALVYQASSQAMMVTDADNHIITVNPAFTDVTCYEQKESLGQNPKILSSGRHDKAFYQTMWASLNTTGKWQGEIWNRRKNGEIFPEWLTINTIYQADGSVHRRVALFSDITKEKENEDLIWRQANFDMLTELPNRRMVYDRMSEEIKKIRRDRKHLAVLFVDLDRFKEVNDTLGHEVGDILLKESAQRMMSCVRDSDIIGRLGGDEFVIILNDLDDINCVGQIANKLLDKLATPYQLGIETAYISASIGISIYPDDATEAATLLKNADQAMYAAKRQGRNRFHYYTPAMQEAANARMRLTNDMHSALAENQFKVYYQPIVEMATGRIYKAEALVRWQHPRLGLVSPADFIPIAEDTGQIIEIGNWVFRQAAARSADFRTEYHPEFQISVNTSPVQFKADVNHQASWFDYLKELGLSGHGIVVEITEGLLMETRDEIRSQLLALRDNGMQIALDDFGTGYSSLSYLKKFDIDYLKIDQSFVRNLVPDSNDMALCEAMIVMAHKLGIKVIAEGVETQGQSDLLKQIGCDYGQGYLWSKPVPADKFEALLSKNRMMA; from the coding sequence ATGACCGACATCATTGTCCCTAGTCTGTATCTGTTGTCCGGCGCCTGTCTTTACGCCGGTATTATTCACTTTTATGCGGGAGTGGTTCGCCGGGATATTCCTCAAATCATGCTCTCTGGCATGGCCGGCATACTATTTCTGTTTGCCATTTCTCATAGTCTCAGCTTGCGTGCCCAAGACCTCAATCAATTCGTGATCGCACTTAAGTGGAGCATGGCATTCACCCTGGTATTTTTCGTGCTGTTAATTTGGTTTATTGCCTTATATACGGAAAAACGCTCGGTTTATTTGTTGGTCGGTCTGTCCGCGCTTGATGTGGCACTGTGCGTGGTTAATTTCCTTCAGCCTTATAGTCTGCAATATGCCCTGGTTACCGGGCTTGAGCAGTTGCGCTTACCCTGGGGAGAGTTGATTACGCTGGCCGATGGTGCCAACAGCGGCTGGTTTTACCTCGCTGTTGCAAGTCTTTTGGTCAGTTGCGCTTATATAGTTTATGCCTTGGGCAGCTGTTACCGAAGTCATCGTAGTGGCGTACATCTGAGCATGATGTTTGGGTTCGGATTTCTAGTGCTTGGTTTGATTCAAGGCGTTCTGGTGAGGTTGTCCATCATTCATTTTGTTCCTTTAGGCTGGTTGGGCTTTCTGAGCTTGATGGTCACGATGAGTCTGGCATTCAGTTATGGAAGTCATCAACGCTTACGCGAGAAAGAAACAAAATTACGTGGTCTTTACGAATTGTCTCCTCTTGGCATTGCATTAACTGACATGCAAGGCCGCTATGTTAACTTTAATGAAGCCTTTCGTCGCATCTGCGGATATTCAGCCGACGAACTCAAGACTCTGGATTACTGGACCCTGACGCCGAAGGAATATGCGCCACAGGAGGCAACGCAACTGGATTTGCTAACCGGTAAAGGATACTACGGGCCTTACGAGAAAGAATACAGACGCAAGGATGGCAGACTGATTCCTATCCGCCTTAACGGTATGCTGATCACCGGTGCCGATGGCCAGCGCTATATCTGGTCTATCGTCGAGGATATCAGTGAGTGGAAACAGGTCCAGAATGCGCTCAGCAAGAGCGAAGAGCGCTATAGACGCATCGTTGAGACCAGTAGTGAAGGTATTTGGTCAATAGATCATGACATTCGGACCACATTTGTTAATCCTGCCATGAGCCAGATGTTGGGGCGCAATCCGGAGGAAATACTGGGCCGTGCCGTGTATGACTTTGTTTTTGAGGAAGATCTGCCCGATATAAAACGCCAGCTAGAACTGCATAAACAAAAAATAAACAGCCAGTATGAACTCCGTTTCCGGCATAAGGATAGCCATATTTGTTGGTTCTCAATCAATAGCACTGCTTTAATGGACGACCAAGGTAATTTTGCCGGTTCGTTTGCCATGTTTACTGATATTACCGAGCGCAAGCGTGCCGAGGATGACATACGCCTTGCCGCACTGGTATATCAAGCCAGCAGTCAGGCAATGATGGTCACCGATGCGGACAACCATATCATTACCGTTAACCCTGCCTTTACTGATGTGACTTGCTATGAGCAAAAAGAAAGCCTTGGCCAAAATCCAAAGATTCTCAGTTCCGGTCGCCACGACAAAGCTTTTTATCAGACCATGTGGGCATCGCTCAACACCACGGGGAAGTGGCAAGGCGAGATATGGAACCGCCGCAAAAATGGGGAAATTTTCCCGGAATGGCTGACCATCAACACCATCTATCAAGCCGATGGTTCTGTCCATCGTCGTGTCGCGTTGTTTTCTGACATTACCAAAGAGAAAGAGAATGAAGACTTGATATGGCGGCAAGCCAACTTCGACATGTTGACCGAGCTGCCCAATCGACGCATGGTTTACGATCGGATGAGCGAGGAAATCAAGAAAATTCGTCGTGATAGGAAGCACCTGGCAGTGCTATTCGTGGATCTTGACCGCTTCAAGGAAGTAAACGACACCCTTGGACATGAGGTGGGCGATATCTTGCTGAAGGAATCGGCTCAACGCATGATGAGCTGCGTACGCGATTCCGATATTATAGGTCGCCTGGGTGGGGATGAGTTCGTCATCATCCTGAATGACCTGGACGATATTAATTGCGTGGGGCAGATTGCCAATAAACTATTAGACAAACTCGCTACGCCTTATCAGTTGGGGATTGAGACGGCCTACATTTCAGCCAGCATCGGCATCTCCATTTATCCCGACGATGCAACCGAAGCCGCCACCTTGCTCAAGAACGCCGACCAGGCCATGTATGCCGCCAAGCGCCAGGGGAGAAATCGCTTTCACTATTACACGCCAGCCATGCAAGAGGCTGCAAACGCCCGCATGCGGCTCACCAATGATATGCATAGTGCGTTGGCGGAAAACCAATTCAAAGTTTATTACCAACCTATCGTAGAAATGGCGACGGGGCGTATTTACAAGGCGGAAGCACTGGTACGTTGGCAACATCCTAGGCTTGGGCTGGTAAGTCCGGCCGACTTTATTCCCATTGCCGAGGACACGGGGCAGATCATCGAGATTGGTAACTGGGTATTTCGTCAGGCAGCCGCACGGTCGGCTGATTTCCGTACGGAATATCACCCGGAATTTCAGATCAGTGTCAACACATCGCCGGTGCAGTTCAAAGCCGATGTTAACCATCAAGCGTCGTGGTTCGACTACTTAAAAGAGCTTGGGTTATCGGGGCACGGCATTGTGGTGGAAATTACCGAAGGTTTGTTAATGGAAACTAGAGACGAAATCAGAAGCCAATTGCTAGCCTTACGGGATAATGGGATGCAGATTGCACTCGACGATTTTGGAACGGGATACTCATCCCTGTCGTATCTGAAGAAATTCGACATTGACTACCTAAAAATCGACCAGTCTTTTGTGCGAAATCTGGTGCCCGACTCCAACGATATGGCGCTATGTGAAGCCATGATCGTGATGGCGCACAAACTGGGAATTAAAGTGATCGCGGAAGGGGTGGAGACTCAGGGGCAGAGTGATTTGCTAAAACAAATCGGTTGCGATTATGGGCAGGGTTATCTATGGTCCAAGCCCGTTCCCGCCGATAAATTTGAGGCCTTGCTTTCGAAAAATCGAATGATGGCTTAG
- a CDS encoding TIR domain-containing protein translates to MQPYSPILSVYIVWHPDADTLCRPLATALYVCLNRDPDKPFAHGIGIPAYFRCAPESGANLPLAIDLNAAEHTVIFALVDDHMVLDETWANYLAGLYSQAQASTGKHLLVPVALTGSGFNLHPDIAKINFVRLFNLDPAAFKTHLIHYAAHALARLLENSQRITTQGAALSPLPIKLFISHTKREANALQLAEALKQALDDTQMDRFFDSVDIAAGHHFADEIEGNIENAALIAIRSDRYSDSPWCRMEVMTAKRLNRPMIVVDILRHHEDRSFPYLSNVPVMRFEPDTSLTAPETQNKLQAIIDFALLEVLRFIYIKRHFEHLKTMGWLPRDALILARPPEERDLKNQPAKQIVYPDPPLGYEENSELSQYQIPLFTPTTLRGEPLQGLAIGISISDTDPGELQALGLSGAHLKNAMVEIACHCLAQGATLIYGGDLRPNGFTEDLLELVRYHNDALKKQIKPVINYLAWPLIPTLDMAWAAQHKDALKIKKVDAPADLKQTGLIPEIPQGGDIGDISAYVWARCLTAMREQIVANTQARILLGGRTVDYKGKYPGLVEEALLTLKAKKPLFLLGGYGGAARIIIQALRGGKPRQLTEAYQCTNPGYKILLEEFNGQIKSQQLALDSIDYSAVVETFAEIGISGLNNGLSDQENLRLFATVNHEEAIGLILMGLARLKSTI, encoded by the coding sequence GTGCAACCCTACAGCCCCATCTTAAGCGTCTACATCGTCTGGCACCCGGATGCGGATACTCTTTGCAGGCCGCTGGCAACTGCGCTGTATGTCTGTCTAAACCGTGATCCTGACAAGCCGTTCGCGCACGGCATCGGTATTCCTGCTTATTTTCGTTGTGCGCCGGAATCGGGCGCTAACCTGCCGTTAGCCATCGATTTAAATGCGGCGGAGCATACGGTGATTTTCGCGTTGGTTGACGATCATATGGTGCTCGACGAAACCTGGGCAAACTATCTGGCTGGGCTGTATTCGCAAGCGCAAGCCAGTACCGGCAAACATTTGCTTGTGCCCGTGGCGTTGACCGGTTCCGGATTTAATCTGCATCCGGACATAGCAAAAATCAATTTTGTGCGTCTGTTTAATCTTGACCCGGCCGCCTTCAAAACCCATCTGATTCACTATGCGGCCCATGCCTTAGCCCGTTTGCTGGAAAACAGCCAAAGAATCACCACGCAGGGCGCCGCACTCAGTCCGTTGCCGATCAAATTATTCATCAGCCATACCAAACGCGAGGCCAACGCCCTACAGTTGGCCGAAGCCTTGAAACAGGCCTTGGACGATACCCAAATGGACCGGTTTTTCGATTCCGTCGATATTGCTGCGGGCCACCACTTTGCCGATGAAATCGAGGGTAATATCGAGAATGCCGCGCTGATCGCAATACGCTCGGATCGTTATAGCGACAGCCCTTGGTGCCGGATGGAAGTGATGACTGCCAAACGCCTGAATCGGCCGATGATCGTGGTCGATATCTTGCGCCATCATGAAGATCGCAGCTTTCCGTATTTAAGCAATGTGCCGGTGATGCGTTTCGAGCCCGACACGTCGTTAACCGCACCGGAAACCCAGAACAAACTGCAAGCCATCATCGATTTTGCGTTGCTGGAAGTATTGCGTTTTATCTATATCAAGCGGCATTTTGAACATTTAAAAACCATGGGCTGGTTGCCGCGGGATGCGCTGATTCTGGCCAGGCCGCCGGAAGAACGCGATCTTAAAAACCAGCCGGCCAAGCAGATCGTCTATCCCGATCCACCCTTGGGTTACGAAGAAAACAGTGAACTGAGTCAATACCAAATTCCGCTATTTACACCGACCACCTTACGCGGCGAACCTTTACAAGGCTTGGCAATCGGCATCTCGATATCCGATACCGATCCCGGCGAATTGCAGGCCTTGGGTTTGAGCGGCGCGCATTTAAAAAATGCCATGGTGGAAATTGCTTGCCATTGCCTGGCGCAGGGCGCGACGCTGATTTACGGCGGCGATTTAAGGCCCAACGGTTTTACCGAAGACCTACTGGAACTGGTTCGTTACCACAACGACGCGCTGAAAAAGCAAATTAAACCGGTTATCAATTATCTGGCCTGGCCATTGATACCGACGCTGGATATGGCCTGGGCCGCACAACACAAGGACGCATTGAAAATCAAGAAAGTCGATGCGCCGGCAGATCTAAAACAAACCGGACTAATCCCCGAAATTCCGCAGGGAGGCGACATAGGCGATATTTCCGCTTATGTTTGGGCTAGATGTTTAACGGCGATGCGCGAACAAATCGTGGCCAATACTCAGGCTCGCATCCTGTTAGGCGGCCGTACCGTCGACTATAAAGGCAAGTATCCCGGCCTGGTTGAAGAAGCGCTGCTAACGCTAAAAGCCAAAAAACCGTTGTTCCTACTCGGCGGTTACGGCGGCGCGGCCCGGATCATCATCCAGGCTTTGCGCGGCGGTAAGCCTCGGCAACTGACCGAGGCTTATCAATGCACCAATCCGGGCTACAAAATATTGCTGGAAGAGTTCAATGGACAGATCAAATCGCAACAACTAGCGCTTGACTCAATCGACTATTCGGCCGTCGTCGAGACGTTTGCCGAAATCGGTATTAGCGGCTTGAATAACGGCCTGAGCGATCAGGAAAACTTGAGATTGTTTGCGACGGTTAATCATGAAGAAGCGATTGGTTT